From Pseudanabaena galeata CCNP1313, a single genomic window includes:
- a CDS encoding tyrosine-type recombinase/integrase — protein MTITLATVTTEFLERTGLAQSTVQSYELSLMPLLKEYGSYPIELLSRATLTKYLEGLTDLAYTTHHRHQAILQALFNFAVERGYLKANPIVRLHRRKPNPEKGEHHADGVIRYLSPEQIVSLYQVVERDGRMKALVCLLHRTGARIAEILSLQLAEINLKERKFQVIGKGNKTRWCFYSEDAATGLEKYLKYYRHKESPALFTTQQPVTEKVTPLSYQTAHRDWTKLTKNDPKLQGIRMHDLRHTFATERVGLMGIEELRALMGHTNINTTLRYQKVTSERAEITAHKALNQLLQNSENSQT, from the coding sequence TTGACTATCACACTAGCTACAGTTACCACTGAATTCCTAGAGCGTACAGGACTAGCCCAAAGCACCGTGCAATCCTACGAACTAAGCCTAATGCCACTACTCAAAGAATATGGCAGTTATCCCATTGAATTATTGAGTCGAGCAACCCTAACAAAATACCTAGAAGGCTTAACAGATCTCGCCTATACGACCCATCACCGTCACCAAGCCATCCTCCAAGCCCTATTCAACTTTGCCGTAGAGCGCGGTTATCTAAAAGCCAACCCCATCGTCCGACTGCATCGGCGCAAACCAAACCCAGAGAAAGGAGAACATCATGCCGATGGAGTAATTCGATACCTATCGCCCGAACAGATCGTCAGTCTCTACCAAGTCGTAGAACGCGACGGTCGCATGAAAGCATTGGTCTGCTTGCTGCATCGCACAGGAGCGAGGATCGCGGAAATCCTGAGCTTGCAATTAGCAGAAATCAACCTCAAAGAACGTAAATTTCAAGTGATCGGCAAAGGCAATAAAACCCGATGGTGTTTCTACAGCGAAGATGCGGCAACCGGATTAGAAAAATATCTAAAATACTATCGACACAAGGAATCACCAGCCTTATTCACCACCCAACAGCCTGTGACGGAGAAAGTTACCCCCTTGAGTTATCAGACAGCCCATCGTGACTGGACAAAATTAACTAAGAATGACCCAAAACTCCAAGGTATCAGAATGCACGACCTCCGTCACACCTTTGCCACCGAGAGAGTTGGCTTAATGGGTATCGAAGAATTACGCGCCTTAATGGGACATACAAATATCAACACCACCTTACGCTATCAAAAAGTTACTTCTGAACGAGCAGAGATAACTGCTCACAAAGCTTTAAATCAACTGCTCCAAAACTCAGAAAACAGCCAAACTTAA
- a CDS encoding double zinc ribbon domain-containing protein, whose protein sequence is MNILQGDKSPNSGETLAAYVKRIRISLGLNQRELAAISSIHLQSLGKIERGLTAKLSSHSKTGLASALQVPVEYLEAVSRGTSIEPVSMLKFCPSCWTPGNPADPMWMDVRAKFCFLCGGKLGDRCTHCQQTISSLKHHFCPFCGSPYKSKLISQSSSG, encoded by the coding sequence GTGAATATTTTACAGGGTGATAAATCGCCTAACTCTGGTGAAACCTTGGCTGCCTATGTCAAACGTATCCGAATTTCCCTCGGTTTGAATCAGAGGGAGTTGGCGGCGATTTCGTCGATTCATTTGCAGAGTTTGGGCAAGATTGAACGGGGACTGACGGCTAAGCTGAGTTCTCATAGTAAAACTGGTTTGGCTTCGGCTTTGCAAGTTCCCGTGGAATATTTAGAGGCTGTTTCTCGTGGTACTTCCATTGAGCCTGTTTCTATGCTTAAGTTCTGTCCATCTTGCTGGACTCCTGGCAATCCTGCTGATCCTATGTGGATGGATGTCAGGGCTAAGTTTTGCTTTCTCTGTGGGGGGAAACTTGGCGATCGCTGTACTCATTGCCAGCAAACTATTTCTTCGCTCAAGCATCACTTCTGTCCTTTTTGTGGTTCTCCCTATAAGTCTAAACTGATTTCTCAAAGCTCGTCTGGGTAA
- a CDS encoding ArsR/SmtB family transcription factor translates to MDITLNPSELETLANRFRALSDPTRLQILMAICNQERSVQDICDRTGLHQGNVSKHLRLMKDAGVVACRRESVWRFYRVIDTELLMLCRSTRGSLDSSKNSSNLCQS, encoded by the coding sequence ATGGATATCACCCTCAATCCTAGTGAATTGGAAACTCTGGCAAATCGATTCCGTGCTTTGTCAGATCCAACCCGTTTGCAAATTCTGATGGCAATTTGTAATCAAGAGCGCAGTGTTCAGGATATCTGCGATCGCACTGGACTGCATCAAGGCAATGTATCGAAGCATTTGCGATTGATGAAGGATGCGGGAGTGGTAGCCTGTCGGCGCGAGAGTGTGTGGCGATTTTATCGAGTCATTGATACAGAGTTGCTCATGCTATGCCGTTCTACTCGTGGATCGTTAGATAGTTCAAAAAACAGTTCAAATCTTTGTCAGAGTTAA
- a CDS encoding NAD(P)/FAD-dependent oxidoreductase, translating into MARVVVIGAGLGGLPAAYELRHVLPREHKITLISNQPKFTFVPSLPWVALGLKSLDSIQLDLAKTVAKHDIEFIHAAVTAIDPKLRQIKMGDDRTLDYDYAVIATGPELALDALKGLGPEGGYTQSICNPHHAVLAGEAWEQFLENPGPIVVGASPGASCFGPAYEFAFLIHDQLKKKGLRSQVPITFITSEPYAGHLGIGGMASSRWLMRKFMADREIELMENTAISHFESDAVHLVDGSVIPSKFTMVLPPFRGPKFLREAVGLTDVKGFVPVLPTYRHPEFTSIYSVGVVTQLKAVEQTPIPTGAPKVGLMSEEMALAIAQNIALELGVSTGNQCRPTLQAICFADFGNTGALFLADPLLPNASGDRKRALIYHGIWVSWMKAGFEKYFLTKMRFGWTIPWFEKLGFKAIGLPLVEPIIPIPEPEAVQIRA; encoded by the coding sequence ATGGCTCGCGTTGTTGTGATTGGCGCTGGATTAGGAGGTTTACCTGCTGCTTACGAGTTGAGGCATGTATTACCCCGTGAACATAAGATCACGCTTATTTCCAATCAACCAAAGTTTACCTTTGTGCCTTCTCTACCTTGGGTGGCGCTAGGATTAAAATCCCTTGATAGTATTCAATTGGATTTAGCAAAAACTGTTGCTAAGCATGACATTGAGTTTATTCATGCAGCAGTCACGGCGATCGATCCAAAGTTGCGTCAGATCAAGATGGGCGACGATCGCACATTGGACTATGACTATGCAGTAATTGCCACGGGACCTGAACTTGCCTTGGATGCTCTGAAGGGATTAGGACCCGAAGGTGGCTATACCCAATCAATTTGTAATCCACATCATGCAGTGTTAGCTGGTGAAGCATGGGAGCAATTCTTAGAGAATCCAGGACCGATCGTGGTGGGTGCGTCCCCAGGAGCGAGTTGTTTTGGTCCCGCCTATGAGTTTGCTTTTTTGATCCATGATCAATTGAAGAAAAAAGGACTGCGATCGCAAGTTCCAATCACTTTCATTACTTCTGAACCCTATGCAGGACATCTAGGCATCGGCGGTATGGCAAGCTCACGCTGGCTGATGCGTAAATTTATGGCAGATCGGGAAATCGAGCTGATGGAAAATACGGCTATTTCCCATTTTGAATCTGATGCTGTGCATTTGGTTGATGGGAGCGTGATTCCTTCTAAATTTACAATGGTGTTACCGCCTTTCCGAGGACCCAAGTTTCTCCGTGAAGCGGTCGGATTAACTGATGTCAAAGGTTTTGTGCCTGTCTTGCCGACCTATCGCCATCCAGAATTTACTTCAATTTATTCTGTCGGCGTAGTCACCCAACTTAAAGCCGTGGAGCAAACGCCAATTCCTACGGGTGCGCCCAAGGTGGGATTGATGTCGGAAGAAATGGCTTTGGCGATCGCCCAGAATATTGCCCTAGAGTTAGGAGTCTCTACTGGTAATCAGTGCAGACCAACCTTACAAGCGATTTGCTTTGCCGATTTTGGGAATACAGGAGCGCTATTTTTAGCCGATCCGCTTTTGCCTAATGCGTCAGGCGATCGCAAACGCGCTTTGATCTATCACGGGATCTGGGTGTCTTGGATGAAAGCTGGATTTGAGAAATATTTTCTCACGAAAATGCGCTTTGGTTGGACGATTCCTTGGTTTGAGAAGCTTGGTTTTAAGGCGATCGGGTTGCCATTAGTGGAGCCAATTATTCCGATCCCAGAACCTGAAGCAGTTCAAATTAGAGCATGA
- a CDS encoding YgaP family membrane protein gives MISSNRSWNQSQWLRLVAGSMVLLSLSLSLINVNWLFLTAFVGLNLLQSAFTNWCPLIVVLQKLGVRE, from the coding sequence ATGATTAGTAGTAACCGATCTTGGAATCAATCGCAGTGGTTGCGCTTAGTCGCAGGCAGTATGGTTTTGCTCAGCTTGTCTCTATCGCTGATTAATGTCAATTGGCTGTTTTTGACTGCATTTGTCGGACTAAACTTGCTGCAATCGGCTTTTACCAACTGGTGTCCGTTGATTGTGGTACTGCAAAAATTAGGAGTGAGAGAGTGA
- a CDS encoding cation transporter, which produces MSDCGCHMEAKNKAERKTLRILLLLNSIMFVLGIVAGTISHSTALIADALDMFADASVYTISLYAVGKSAHYKNRAATLSGIFQITLAVMVVLDVIRRFVWGSSPESGWMMAIALLSLIVNSYCLYLLSKHRQGEVHMRASWIFTQNDVIANFSVIIAGLLVNLLNSRFPDLIIGLSIASLVVWGGISIIRDSQRDQITQ; this is translated from the coding sequence ATGTCGGACTGTGGATGTCACATGGAGGCAAAGAATAAAGCGGAGCGTAAAACTCTGCGGATTTTATTACTGCTTAATAGCATAATGTTTGTACTTGGAATTGTGGCAGGGACTATATCGCATTCTACTGCCCTGATTGCAGACGCATTAGATATGTTTGCCGATGCTTCGGTTTACACAATTTCACTTTACGCAGTTGGTAAATCAGCGCATTACAAGAATCGAGCCGCGACTCTAAGTGGCATTTTTCAAATCACATTAGCGGTGATGGTTGTCCTTGATGTAATTCGACGGTTTGTCTGGGGAAGCTCTCCAGAATCAGGCTGGATGATGGCAATTGCTCTCTTGTCACTTATTGTGAACAGTTATTGTTTGTACCTACTCTCAAAGCATCGTCAAGGTGAAGTACATATGCGAGCAAGCTGGATATTTACTCAGAATGATGTCATCGCAAATTTTAGTGTGATTATCGCAGGTTTGCTAGTAAATCTATTAAATTCCCGATTTCCTGATTTGATTATTGGATTGAGCATCGCAAGTCTCGTTGTTTGGGGTGGAATCAGTATTATTCGAGATTCGCAAAGAGATCAAATAACGCAATAA
- a CDS encoding NifB/NifX family molybdenum-iron cluster-binding protein has translation MKIAVSSQNQTNVTGHLGHCQKFWIYDVDDTFIQNKQLLELAKAQSFHESSPKESHPLDDVQVLISGSMGNGLACRLESKGIKPIVTTEIDPDAAITAYLAGSLIVKTQEERDRDHEAEHALGGEDDHKGNCGCKGN, from the coding sequence ATGAAAATTGCCGTATCTAGCCAAAATCAAACCAATGTAACAGGACATCTTGGACATTGCCAGAAATTCTGGATCTACGATGTGGATGACACATTTATTCAAAACAAACAGCTATTAGAACTTGCTAAAGCTCAAAGCTTCCATGAAAGCTCTCCTAAAGAATCACATCCATTGGACGATGTACAGGTACTAATTAGTGGCAGTATGGGCAATGGATTAGCCTGTCGTCTGGAATCCAAAGGTATCAAGCCCATTGTCACCACTGAAATCGATCCCGATGCTGCCATAACAGCCTATCTTGCGGGTTCACTAATTGTGAAAACTCAAGAGGAACGCGATCGCGACCATGAGGCGGAACATGCTCTTGGTGGAGAAGATGACCACAAAGGTAATTGCGGGTGCAAAGGAAATTAA
- a CDS encoding photosynthetic reaction center family protein, with translation MTTYVFPKQSKLDPVNSWQVFSDWITSTNNRLYIGWFGILAIPTLLVAAIVFILAIANAPSVDMEGVRAPIAGSLMAHNNMITAAVVPTSAAIGLHFYPVWEADSIDEWLYNGGPYQMIVFHFLIGIWAYLGRQWELSYRLGMRPWIAVAFSAPVAAATAVLFIYPIGQGSFSEGMPLGISGTFYFMLSLQAKHNVLMHPFHMLGVAGILGGALLSSLHGSLVTSSLIRETTEIESANLGYKFGQEETTYNLLASHSGYLGRLLIPTLSLRNSRTTHFLLAALPTIGIWFAALGIGVMSFNLNGFNFQQSILDDSGRPIRTDADLLNRADLGIEVMRSPNGHNFPVPLALTSPDISA, from the coding sequence ATGACAACTTATGTTTTCCCAAAACAGTCAAAGCTCGACCCAGTAAATTCTTGGCAAGTCTTTTCTGACTGGATCACAAGTACCAACAACCGTCTATATATAGGTTGGTTCGGTATTCTCGCAATTCCCACTCTGCTTGTGGCAGCGATCGTGTTTATACTAGCGATCGCCAATGCTCCATCCGTGGATATGGAGGGTGTTCGCGCTCCCATCGCAGGATCGTTGATGGCGCATAATAACATGATCACTGCTGCCGTCGTCCCAACTTCGGCGGCGATCGGGCTGCACTTTTATCCTGTATGGGAAGCCGACTCCATTGATGAATGGCTCTATAACGGCGGGCCTTATCAGATGATCGTATTTCATTTTCTGATTGGTATCTGGGCTTATCTCGGTCGCCAGTGGGAATTGAGCTATCGCTTAGGGATGCGTCCTTGGATCGCCGTAGCCTTTTCTGCTCCAGTAGCCGCAGCCACCGCCGTACTGTTTATCTACCCAATCGGACAAGGAAGCTTCTCAGAAGGAATGCCTTTGGGGATTTCGGGTACTTTCTACTTCATGCTGTCGCTCCAAGCAAAGCATAATGTCTTGATGCATCCGTTCCACATGCTTGGAGTAGCGGGAATTTTGGGTGGTGCACTTTTGAGTTCGCTCCATGGCTCTCTCGTTACTTCGAGTCTAATTCGCGAGACGACAGAGATTGAATCAGCTAACCTAGGTTATAAATTTGGTCAAGAAGAAACTACCTATAATCTGCTTGCCAGTCACAGTGGTTACCTAGGCAGATTGCTGATCCCAACCCTGTCTCTGCGGAATAGTCGGACTACCCACTTTCTCTTAGCTGCATTACCAACGATCGGGATTTGGTTTGCCGCTTTAGGTATCGGCGTGATGAGTTTTAATCTCAATGGATTCAATTTCCAGCAATCGATTTTAGATGATTCTGGTCGTCCAATTCGCACTGATGCCGATCTGCTTAATCGCGCAGACCTTGGAATTGAAGTCATGCGATCGCCTAATGGACATAACTTCCCAGTTCCATTGGCTCTGACATCTCCTGATATTTCTGCCTAA
- the petC gene encoding cytochrome b6-f complex iron-sulfur subunit: MENSLPLESPSLSRRQLLNFITGSAIAVTTGSALYPFGNFFVPPSEAVGDGGAILAKDILGKVIPATQLLAEPPETRALVAGLAGEPTYLIVTADRTLDNIGIVDNCTHLGCTFPWNPLDQQFQCPCHGSLYAPDGTVVRGPAPLPLKIVKVAVTDNKILISPWTDTDPRTGQKPWWV; this comes from the coding sequence ATGGAAAATAGTTTACCCCTCGAAAGTCCGTCCCTATCGCGGCGGCAATTGCTCAACTTTATTACAGGATCAGCGATCGCTGTGACCACAGGATCGGCACTCTATCCCTTTGGTAATTTCTTCGTTCCGCCATCAGAAGCCGTTGGCGACGGTGGAGCTATCCTTGCTAAAGACATCTTAGGCAAAGTAATTCCTGCTACACAACTCTTGGCTGAGCCACCAGAAACTCGCGCTCTAGTAGCAGGTTTAGCAGGAGAACCCACCTATCTGATTGTCACCGCCGATCGCACTCTCGACAACATTGGCATTGTCGATAACTGCACCCATCTCGGTTGCACCTTCCCTTGGAACCCGCTGGATCAACAGTTCCAATGCCCTTGCCACGGTTCTCTCTATGCCCCTGATGGAACCGTAGTACGTGGTCCCGCTCCTCTACCACTCAAGATTGTCAAAGTTGCAGTAACTGACAACAAAATTTTGATCTCGCCATGGACAGACACCGATCCTCGTACTGGTCAAAAGCCTTGGTGGGTATAG
- a CDS encoding YgaP family membrane protein, producing MNTNVGSVDRLIRLLLAIGLFYLGFFLYGGTGLGIGLVVMGGIMLVTALVGFCGLYQLLGIRTNKLTESLHGK from the coding sequence ATGAACACAAATGTTGGCTCAGTTGATCGCCTGATCCGTTTGTTATTGGCTATTGGATTGTTCTATTTAGGCTTTTTCCTTTATGGCGGTACTGGATTAGGAATTGGTCTAGTTGTGATGGGTGGAATAATGCTGGTAACGGCTCTCGTGGGCTTTTGTGGGCTTTATCAACTTCTAGGAATTCGTACCAATAAACTTACTGAGTCTCTTCATGGAAAATAG
- a CDS encoding DUF4079 domain-containing protein — protein sequence MNSETLSALKPYLSFFHPIMMWVLLGITIYAMYLGVQVRRTRLAEGDVKKEMIKGKFAIRHHQIGSIVLAIMVLGAIGGIVATYISSGKIFINAHLFAGLGMVGAIAVSASLVPFMQKHDWVRSIHVAINMVVMGLFGWQALTGIQIVQKILASMNAPVAG from the coding sequence ATGAATTCAGAAACCTTATCGGCTCTCAAACCCTATCTCAGTTTTTTTCATCCCATTATGATGTGGGTATTGCTGGGTATTACTATCTATGCGATGTATCTGGGCGTACAAGTCCGTCGCACTAGACTAGCTGAAGGCGATGTCAAGAAAGAAATGATCAAAGGTAAATTCGCGATTCGTCATCACCAAATTGGTTCTATAGTTCTAGCCATAATGGTATTGGGAGCGATCGGTGGAATTGTGGCGACATATATAAGTAGTGGCAAGATTTTCATTAACGCCCATTTGTTTGCTGGTTTAGGAATGGTAGGCGCGATCGCGGTTTCAGCATCACTAGTTCCCTTTATGCAGAAACATGACTGGGTTCGCAGCATCCATGTCGCGATCAATATGGTGGTAATGGGTCTGTTTGGTTGGCAAGCCCTGACTGGCATCCAAATTGTCCAAAAGATTTTAGCTTCGATGAATGCGCCTGTTGCTGGTTAA
- a CDS encoding Tll0287-like domain-containing protein produces MQKLHQFVLNLFLVVGLSLFTIAWSPAIALAAPIIPHPEELVHAVQEIEALDAMRIGLASRLEGSTEEPTQQTMKEVCRPVGMQAIQLSKENGWQVKQIATKYRNPAHTPENLHDKVALAKFEQDHELVGLWDRETINQQTGTRYYRRIDVEASCLVCHGAKDQRPQFVQKGYLQDLAYNFKVGDLRGMYAVFIPDEMKKAIQDSVTP; encoded by the coding sequence ATGCAAAAATTACATCAGTTCGTTCTCAATCTTTTTCTAGTAGTTGGTTTGAGTTTATTTACGATCGCTTGGAGTCCTGCGATCGCCCTAGCTGCTCCAATTATTCCCCATCCTGAAGAATTAGTTCATGCTGTTCAGGAAATTGAAGCTCTGGATGCAATGCGGATAGGCTTGGCTTCGAGACTAGAAGGAAGCACTGAAGAGCCAACCCAACAAACGATGAAAGAAGTCTGTCGTCCTGTGGGAATGCAAGCAATACAACTCAGTAAAGAAAATGGTTGGCAGGTGAAGCAAATCGCAACTAAGTATCGCAATCCTGCCCATACTCCTGAAAACCTCCATGACAAGGTGGCGTTGGCAAAATTTGAACAAGACCATGAGCTAGTCGGACTATGGGATCGGGAAACCATTAATCAGCAGACAGGAACGCGCTACTATCGCCGCATTGATGTAGAAGCAAGTTGTTTGGTTTGTCATGGTGCAAAAGATCAGCGTCCTCAGTTTGTGCAGAAAGGTTATCTTCAGGATTTAGCCTATAACTTCAAAGTTGGTGACTTGCGCGGTATGTATGCCGTGTTTATTCCCGATGAAATGAAAAAAGCAATTCAAGATTCTGTTACTCCTTAA
- a CDS encoding rhodanese-like domain-containing protein, whose translation MKLILSLLLGIVLSFCLLLGLQPNAIASKPIDIPNLLSSIEGYPRLEMSLDKYLMAIPSGYYTIANVEELKSLIADRQALLVDVRELSEYQSGHIPNAINIPLRTISRNLSKIPSDRPVVLYCSTGYRSSMGVMTLHLLNYDNVKGFPPSLSGWKQAGEAIAKS comes from the coding sequence ATGAAATTAATTTTATCTCTACTGCTTGGCATCGTTTTATCATTCTGTCTCTTGTTAGGACTTCAACCAAACGCGATCGCCTCAAAACCAATCGATATACCTAATCTGCTGTCGAGTATTGAAGGATATCCACGATTAGAAATGTCTTTGGATAAATATCTCATGGCTATTCCATCGGGATACTACACGATTGCTAATGTCGAAGAGTTGAAAAGTTTGATAGCTGATCGTCAAGCTCTATTAGTGGATGTCCGCGAACTATCGGAATATCAATCAGGACATATCCCTAATGCCATTAACATTCCACTACGGACTATATCGCGCAATTTAAGCAAAATTCCTAGCGATCGCCCTGTAGTTTTATATTGTTCTACGGGTTATCGCTCTTCGATGGGTGTGATGACCTTACATTTGCTCAATTATGACAATGTGAAGGGCTTTCCGCCTAGTCTTTCAGGTTGGAAACAGGCTGGTGAGGCGATCGCCAAATCTTAA
- the cysK gene encoding cysteine synthase A, whose product MKIYHDITQVIGHTPLLRLNHLPQEMGCVAEIVLKMEGMNPAKSVKDRIAISMITEAEQAGLIQPHHSTIIEATSGNTGIGLAMVCAVKGYRLILTMPDNMSAERQKLLQAYGAEVVLTPAISDMQGAIAHANQLLMTIPHAFSPHQFSNPANPKIHYHTTGVEIWEDTDGAIAALVVGVGTGGTLTGAGCYLKQKNPQIQIIAVEPSTSAVLSGQPAHPHNIQGIGAGFIPDVLRVDLIDEIAIVTESEAYEIGKQLAQKEGILSGISTGAVVYAGLQIGRRSQYQNQRIVIVQPSAGERYLSTAMWNDVH is encoded by the coding sequence ATGAAAATCTATCACGATATTACACAAGTTATTGGACATACCCCCCTGCTCAGGCTGAATCACTTACCGCAGGAAATGGGTTGCGTTGCCGAAATCGTCTTAAAAATGGAAGGAATGAATCCTGCCAAATCCGTGAAGGATCGCATTGCCATTAGCATGATCACCGAAGCAGAGCAGGCTGGCTTAATTCAACCGCATCATTCCACAATTATTGAAGCCACTTCTGGGAATACAGGCATTGGCTTAGCGATGGTCTGTGCAGTCAAGGGCTATCGTTTGATCTTGACGATGCCAGACAATATGAGTGCGGAAAGACAAAAACTTTTGCAAGCCTATGGAGCCGAGGTAGTCTTGACTCCTGCGATCTCGGATATGCAAGGAGCGATCGCCCATGCTAACCAGTTATTAATGACGATTCCCCATGCTTTTTCACCACACCAATTCAGCAATCCCGCTAATCCCAAAATCCATTACCACACCACAGGTGTAGAGATATGGGAAGATACCGATGGCGCGATCGCGGCGCTAGTAGTGGGCGTTGGCACAGGCGGCACACTCACGGGGGCAGGTTGCTATCTCAAACAAAAAAATCCCCAAATTCAGATAATCGCGGTAGAACCATCAACTAGTGCTGTCCTAAGCGGTCAACCCGCCCATCCCCATAATATTCAAGGTATTGGCGCAGGTTTTATTCCCGATGTTTTGCGCGTCGATTTAATTGATGAAATTGCGATCGTCACGGAATCCGAAGCCTATGAGATAGGAAAACAGTTAGCCCAAAAGGAAGGAATCTTGAGCGGTATTTCCACAGGCGCGGTGGTTTATGCAGGTTTACAAATAGGAAGGCGATCTCAATATCAAAATCAACGTATTGTGATTGTTCAGCCCAGTGCAGGGGAGCGTTATCTGAGTACTGCTATGTGGAATGATGTCCATTAA